A window from Bos indicus isolate NIAB-ARS_2022 breed Sahiwal x Tharparkar chromosome 1, NIAB-ARS_B.indTharparkar_mat_pri_1.0, whole genome shotgun sequence encodes these proteins:
- the OLIG2 gene encoding oligodendrocyte transcription factor 2, with amino-acid sequence MDSDASLVSSRPSSPEPDDLFLPARSKGSGGGGFTGGTVSSSTPSDCPPDLSAELRGAMGAAGAHPGDKLGGGVGGGFKSSSSSTSSSTSSAAASSTKKDKKQMTEPELQQLRLKINSRERKRMHDLNIAMDGLREVMPYAHGPSVRKLSKIATLLLARNYILMLTNSLEEMKRLVSEIYGGHHAGFHPSACGGLAHSAPLPAATAHPAAAAHAAHHPAVHHPILPPAAAAAAAAAAAAAVSSASLPGSGLSSVGSIRPPHGLLKSPAAAAAAAPLGGGGGSGGGTGGFQHWGGMPCPCSMCQVPPPHHHVSAMGAGSLPRLTSDAK; translated from the coding sequence ATGGACTCGGACGCCAGCCTGGTGTCTAGCCGGCCGTCGTCGCCGGAGCCCGATGACCTTTTCCTGCCGGCCCGGAGCAAGGGCAGCGGGGGCGGCGGCTTCACGGGAGGCACCGTGTCGTCGTCCACGCCGAGCGACTGCCCGCCGGATCTGAGCGCCGAGCTGCGCGGTGCCATGGGCGCGGCGGGCGCGCACCCGGGGGACAAGCTGGGCGGCGGCGTTGGCGGCGGCTTCAAGTCATCCTCGTCCAGCACCTCTTCGTCCACGTCGTCGGCGGCCGCGTCGTCCACCAAGAAGGATAAGAAACAGATGACGGAGCCCGAGCTGCAGCAGCTGCGCCTCAAGATCAACAGCCGCGAGCGCAAGCGGATGCACGACCTCAACATCGCCATGGACGGGCTGCGCGAGGTCATGCCGTACGCGCACGGCCCGTCGGTGCGCAAGCTCTCCAAGATCGCCACATTGCTGCTGGCGCGCAACTACATCCTCATGCTCACCAACTCGCTGGAGGAGATGAAGCGACTGGTGAGCGAGATCTACGGAGGCCACCACGCCGGCTTCCACCCATCGGCCTGCGGCGGCCTGGCGCACTCTGCGCCCCTGCCTGCCGCCACGGCTCATCCGGCGGCCGCGGCGCACGCGGCGCACCACCCGGCGGTGCACCATCCCATCCTGCctccggccgccgccgccgccgccgccgccgcggcggCCGCCGCGGTGTCCAGCGCCTCCCTGCCCGGCTCCGGGTTGTCGTCGGTCGGCTCCATTCGGCCCCCTCACGGCCTGCTCAAGtctccggcggcggcggcggcggcggccccgcttgggggcgggggcggcagcGGCGGGGGTACTGGCGGCTTCCAGCACTGGGGCGGCatgccctgcccctgcagcaTGTGCCAGGTGCCCCCGCCGCACCACCACGTGTCGGCCATGGGCGCCGGCAGCCTGCCGCGCCTCACCTCGGACGCCAAGTGA